Proteins encoded within one genomic window of Akkermansiaceae bacterium:
- a CDS encoding dihydroorotase yields the protein MSILIQNARIASENSGDLPVSDVLIEDGIIKSIGQGLAAPAGAKIIDAANRILMPAMFDAHVHFREPGFEAKETIASGAESAINGGITGVVMMPNTNPAIDSASVVGQVLEIGKRTARIPIYTSGCVTKGRHGKELAGIDGMRALGVKMLTDDGDTTGDAAVLLRAMQYATEFGLFFASHCEVPELAGPRALNEGVMSYKLGIKGSPACAEEIIIDRDIRLAHAAGAHIHIQHVSSKLGMETIAWWKSRGDVKVTAEVAPHHLLFTDEDIGDYDTHYKMNPPLRTKADNEALLQGLIDGVFDLIATDHAPHTPFEKSQDFVSAPNGITGLDTALVSLYHHFIATGKFGWDLVVKRYSAEPRRMMGLDVPTVTEGCRADLLLFDTEKETTFTKEFMKSKSQNTPFLDKTLKGSVDLVVLGDEILLER from the coding sequence ATGTCCATCCTCATCCAGAACGCCCGCATCGCCTCGGAGAACTCCGGGGATCTCCCCGTCTCCGATGTCCTCATCGAGGACGGTATCATCAAGTCCATCGGCCAAGGGTTGGCCGCGCCTGCCGGCGCCAAGATCATCGATGCGGCGAACCGCATCCTGATGCCGGCGATGTTCGACGCGCACGTGCATTTCCGCGAACCCGGCTTCGAGGCGAAGGAAACCATCGCCAGCGGCGCGGAGTCCGCCATCAACGGCGGCATCACCGGCGTGGTGATGATGCCGAACACGAACCCGGCGATCGATTCCGCCAGCGTGGTCGGACAGGTGCTTGAGATCGGAAAGCGGACCGCCCGCATCCCCATCTACACCTCCGGCTGCGTCACGAAAGGCCGCCATGGCAAGGAGCTGGCGGGCATCGACGGCATGCGCGCGCTGGGCGTGAAGATGCTCACCGACGACGGCGACACCACCGGGGATGCGGCGGTGCTGCTGCGGGCGATGCAGTATGCCACGGAATTCGGCCTGTTTTTCGCCAGCCACTGCGAGGTGCCGGAACTGGCCGGGCCACGCGCGCTCAACGAGGGCGTGATGAGCTACAAGCTGGGCATCAAGGGATCCCCCGCCTGCGCGGAGGAAATCATCATCGACCGTGACATCCGCCTGGCCCACGCCGCCGGGGCGCACATCCACATCCAGCACGTTTCCAGCAAGCTGGGCATGGAAACCATCGCCTGGTGGAAATCCCGCGGCGATGTGAAGGTCACCGCCGAGGTGGCTCCGCACCATCTCCTTTTCACCGACGAGGACATCGGCGACTACGACACGCACTACAAGATGAACCCTCCGCTGCGGACGAAGGCGGACAACGAGGCGCTGCTGCAAGGACTCATCGACGGCGTGTTCGACCTCATCGCCACGGACCACGCTCCGCACACCCCTTTCGAGAAGTCCCAGGACTTCGTCAGCGCACCGAACGGCATCACCGGCCTGGATACCGCGCTCGTCTCGCTTTACCACCACTTCATCGCCACCGGGAAATTCGGCTGGGATCTGGTCGTGAAACGCTACTCCGCCGAGCCGCGCCGGATGATGGGACTGGACGTCCCCACCGTCACCGAAGGCTGCCGCGCGGATCTCCTGCTGTTCGACACGGAGAAGGAAACCACCTTCACCAAGGAGTTCATGAAGTCGAAGTCACAGAACACTCCGTTCCTCGACAAGACCCTCAAGGGCAGCGTGGATCTGGTGGTGCTGGGGGATGAGATCCTGCTGGAGCGGTGA
- the ilvD gene encoding dihydroxy-acid dehydratase — protein sequence MNDNKRPFSSPMLDGPDRAPSRAMLYAVGFKKEDFAKVQIGIASTWSQVTPCNVHIDKLAIESANGVNAAGGKATIFNTITISDGISMGTEGMKYSLVSREVIADSIETVVGCEGMDGYVAIGGCDKNMPGCVMAMGRMNRPAVFVYGGTILPGCAKIKGEEKDLDVVSVFEAVGKHANGEFTDDDLATVEACAIPGPGSCGGMYTANTMASAIEALGMSLPNSSAQAAISDDKMRDCFDAGAAVLNLINLGIKPRDIMTKEAFENAITVLIALGGSTNACLHIPAMAHAAGVDISLDDFERIGKRVPLLADLKPSGKYAMADLVRIGGTVPLMKMLLDAGLLHGDCMTVTGRTMRENLEKANAVYPEGQQIIRPLDNPIKKDSHLRILYGNLAEGGAVAKITGKEGELFKGSAKVFNSEPEAMKAILAKEIVKGDIIVIRYEGPKGGPGMREMLGPTSAIMGLGLGKDVALITDGRFSGGSHGFVVGHITPEAFEGGVIGLLKDGDTITINAVDNRLDVDISAEEIARRKAAWVRPEPRYTRGVLAKYAKLVSTASEGAVTDKYL from the coding sequence ATGAACGACAACAAACGCCCGTTTTCCAGTCCCATGCTGGATGGTCCCGACCGTGCGCCCAGCCGTGCGATGCTTTATGCCGTAGGTTTCAAGAAAGAAGACTTCGCGAAGGTGCAGATCGGCATCGCCTCCACCTGGAGCCAGGTGACCCCCTGCAACGTCCACATCGACAAGCTGGCGATCGAGTCCGCCAACGGCGTGAACGCGGCGGGCGGAAAGGCCACCATTTTCAACACCATCACCATCTCCGACGGCATCTCCATGGGCACGGAGGGGATGAAATACTCCCTCGTCTCCCGTGAGGTCATTGCCGACTCCATCGAAACCGTGGTCGGTTGCGAAGGCATGGACGGCTATGTCGCCATCGGCGGCTGTGACAAGAACATGCCCGGTTGCGTGATGGCCATGGGCCGCATGAACCGCCCCGCCGTCTTCGTCTATGGCGGCACGATCCTGCCCGGCTGCGCGAAGATCAAAGGCGAGGAAAAGGATCTCGACGTCGTCTCCGTGTTCGAAGCGGTCGGCAAGCACGCCAACGGCGAATTCACCGATGATGACCTGGCCACCGTCGAAGCCTGCGCCATCCCCGGCCCGGGATCCTGCGGCGGCATGTACACGGCTAACACCATGGCCAGCGCCATCGAGGCGCTCGGCATGTCCCTGCCGAACAGCTCCGCCCAAGCCGCCATTTCCGATGACAAGATGCGCGACTGCTTCGACGCCGGAGCCGCCGTCCTCAACCTGATCAACCTCGGCATCAAGCCGCGGGACATCATGACGAAGGAAGCGTTCGAGAACGCCATCACCGTCCTTATTGCGCTCGGTGGCTCGACCAACGCCTGCCTCCACATCCCCGCCATGGCCCACGCCGCGGGCGTGGACATCTCGCTCGATGACTTCGAACGCATTGGCAAGCGCGTGCCCCTCCTCGCGGACCTCAAGCCATCCGGCAAATACGCCATGGCGGACCTCGTCCGCATCGGCGGCACCGTCCCGCTGATGAAGATGCTGCTGGATGCCGGCCTGCTCCACGGCGACTGCATGACCGTGACCGGCCGCACCATGCGCGAGAACCTGGAGAAGGCGAACGCCGTCTATCCGGAAGGCCAGCAGATCATCCGCCCGCTGGACAACCCGATCAAGAAGGACAGCCACCTCCGCATCCTCTACGGCAACCTCGCCGAAGGCGGCGCGGTGGCGAAGATCACCGGCAAGGAAGGCGAGCTGTTCAAGGGCAGCGCCAAGGTTTTCAACTCCGAGCCTGAGGCCATGAAGGCCATCCTCGCGAAGGAGATCGTGAAGGGCGACATCATCGTCATCCGCTATGAGGGACCGAAGGGAGGCCCCGGCATGCGCGAGATGCTCGGACCGACATCCGCCATCATGGGCCTGGGCCTGGGCAAGGACGTCGCGCTCATCACGGACGGACGTTTCTCCGGTGGCAGCCACGGCTTCGTCGTCGGCCACATCACCCCGGAAGCGTTCGAAGGTGGCGTCATCGGCCTGCTGAAGGACGGCGACACCATCACCATCAACGCGGTGGACAACCGCCTCGACGTTGACATTTCCGCCGAGGAGATCGCGCGGCGCAAGGCAGCCTGGGTCCGCCCGGAGCCACGCTACACCCGCGGCGTCCTCGCCAAGTATGCGAAGCTCGTCAGCACCGCCAGCGAAGGCGCGGTGACGGACAAGTATCTGTGA